The following coding sequences are from one Pusillimonas sp. DMV24BSW_D window:
- a CDS encoding TetR/AcrR family transcriptional regulator, with translation MRRREEIIQTATELFDRQGFFNTSLDDVAQAIGLKREALYYYFKNRAELLLAIIEPQAIGLIAGLEEIVSSDLPSEQKLHRAMENHLDRFDRHCLEMTITLRDGIMGSSDPVQSSMTRVWKTYEKLWTALIKEGQDSGQFQNIGDPKMIAFGILGMCNWLARWYKPDKEVSIEQLIDTYFNLVSQGLSQNTGDALAVAASAQALPPSESPAAKAKAPRKTAKRR, from the coding sequence ATGCGCAGACGTGAAGAAATCATTCAGACTGCGACCGAGCTTTTTGATAGACAAGGCTTCTTCAATACGTCTTTGGACGATGTCGCACAAGCCATTGGACTCAAGCGCGAAGCCTTATATTATTATTTCAAGAACCGCGCAGAGCTCCTTCTGGCCATTATCGAGCCGCAAGCCATCGGCCTTATTGCGGGGCTTGAAGAAATCGTCAGCAGCGATCTGCCATCGGAACAAAAGCTGCATCGTGCGATGGAAAACCACCTCGATCGTTTCGACCGTCACTGCCTTGAAATGACAATCACCTTGCGTGATGGAATCATGGGCAGCAGCGATCCGGTCCAGTCATCCATGACTCGCGTGTGGAAAACCTACGAAAAACTCTGGACTGCGCTCATCAAAGAAGGTCAAGATTCCGGCCAGTTCCAGAATATTGGCGACCCGAAGATGATCGCCTTCGGCATTCTGGGAATGTGCAACTGGCTGGCCCGTTGGTATAAGCCCGACAAAGAAGTGTCTATCGAACAACTTATCGATACCTACTTCAACCTGGTCAGCCAGGGGTTAAGCCAAAATACCGGCGATGCTTTGGCCGTTGCAGCATCAGCGCAGGCGCTGCCTCCCTCCGAATCACCCGCCGCCAAGGCCAAAGCCCCACGCAAAACGGCAAAGCGCCGTTGA